A genome region from Brassica oleracea var. oleracea cultivar TO1000 chromosome C2, BOL, whole genome shotgun sequence includes the following:
- the LOC106323275 gene encoding glutathione S-transferase T3-like → MEPISLNSHGFVNLLASESSQPIDIGCSEVPKPAERRKWTTKEDVVLISAWLNTSKDPIVSNEQKAGSFWKRIEECVNASPLLVGSVPREWSQCKQRCGRVNEQVCKFVGCDVSSFNPII, encoded by the coding sequence ATGGAACCAATTTCCCTTAACTCTCACGGGTTCGTTAACCTCCTTGCCTCCGAAAGCAGTCAACCAATAGATATTGGTTGTTCTGAGGTTCCAAAACCTGCGGAAAGGCGGAAGTGGACAACCAAAGAAGATGTGGTGCTGATCAGTGCTTGGTTGAACACCAGCAAGGATCCAATCGTGAGTAATGAGCAGAAGGCTGGCTCATTTTGGAAGCGCATAGAGGAGTGTGTTAATGCAAGCCCTCTGCTTGTTGGCTCCGTTCCTAGGGAGTGGAGTCAATGTAAGCAGAGGTGTGGTAGGGTTAATGAACAGGTTTGCAAGTTCGTGGGATGTGATGTGTCGAGTTTTAACCCGATTATCTAA